Proteins found in one Fusarium oxysporum Fo47 chromosome V, complete sequence genomic segment:
- a CDS encoding major facilitator superfamily domain-containing protein produces MEIPTRSSQLGQSNTAPKQKNQSPHDETAPPRASLNDTRGNIYLEGGLAGWLCVFGSFLGLLASLGLVNSLGSFQAYLETHQLQRYDSGKIGWIFSIYTFLTFFCGIIIGPIFDARGPRILVLAGSTLIMATMVTLGFCNEYWHFMLSFGFCGGLGTSLVFTPAIAAISHFFFEKRGIATGIAAGGGAIGGIIIPLVLESLIARIGFAWATRVLALIWLICLGIACITITSRLPTKPFSKENIVPDLRIFTNTPFLLTTLAVFFVEWGIFIPISYISSYALAHGVPSKLSYQLLAIMNAGSFFGRVLPGYFADVMGRFNVLIITVALCLLCNVCLWLPAGGNVPRLVIYSCAFGFFSGSGISLTPVCIGQLCETEHYGRYYATAYTVVSLGTLTGIPIAGEILSRCNGEYWGLISFTTCCYAAGLICAIAVKVIECGWRNPWVFY; encoded by the exons ATGGAGATACCTACAAGATCCTCTCAGTTGGGCCAAAGCAATACTGCACCCAAACAAAAAAACCAAAGCCCTCACGACGAGACTGCTCCTCCAAGAGCTTCACTCAACGACACAAGGGGAAATATTTATCTTGAAGGTGGCCTGGCAGGCTGGCTTTGTGTCTTTGGCAGCTTCCTGGGCCTACTTGCCAGTCTAGGTCTGGTGAACTCCTTGGGCTCGTTTCAAGCTTATCTGGAAACACATCAACTACAACGATATGATTCTGGAAAGATCGGCTGGATTTTTAGCATATACACATTTCTCACGTTTTTTtgcggcatcatcatcgggCCTATCTTCGACGCGCGAGGACCTCGTATATTAGTACTTGCTGGATCAACTCTTATCATGGCCACAATGGTCACTCTCGGCTTTTGCAACGAATACTGGCACTTTATGCTGTCCTTCGGCTTCTGTGGAGGTTTGGGAACATCGCTTGTCTTCACACCAGCCATAGCAGCCATCAGtcatttcttctttgagAAGCGCGGCATCGCAACAGGGATCGCAGCAGGAGGTGGTGCGATAGGAGGGATTATAATTCCCCTTGTACTGGAGAGCCTTATTGCTAGGATTGGGTTCGCTTGGGCGACTCGGGTCCTTGCTCTTATCTGGCTGATCTGCCTAGGTATTGCATGCATCACCATCACGTCTCGTTTACCTACAAAGCCGTTTTCTAAGGAAAACATCGTACCCGATCTTCGGATTTTTACGAATACCCCATTCCTTCTTACTACCTTGGCGGTCTTCTTTGTGGAATGGGGAATTTTCATTCCAATTTCGTATATCTCATCGTACGCCTTAGCTCATGGGGTTCCGTCCAAGTTGTCGTACCAGCTTCTTGCCATTATGAATGCAGGGTCGTTCTTTGGGCGCGTACTTCCCGGATACTTTGCAGATGTGATGGGACGATTCAACGTTTTGATTATCACCGTTGCCCTCTGTCTCCTTTGTAATGTCTGTCTCTGGCTACCAGCAGGAGGAAATGTACCAAGGCTGGTGATTTACAGCTGTGCTTTTGGATTCTTCAGTGGCAGCGGTATCAGCCTCACCCCTGTGTGTATAGGACAATTATGCGAGACAGAGCACTATGGGCGGTATTACGCGACAGCTTACACGGTCGTTAGCCTGGG AACTCTCACAGGCATACCAATTGCGGGAGAGATTTTATCCCGTTGTAACGGAGAGTATTGGGGCCTGATCAGCTTTACCACATGCTGCTACGCTGCTGGACTCATTTGTGCGATTGCAGTAAAAGTAATTGAATGTGGTTGGCGCAACCCCTGGGTATTTTACTAG
- a CDS encoding uncharacterized protein (expressed protein) codes for MGKASIPYLFEDSISYKPTREWADLLRLNKQKYANCNVVSFTRVKDLNSDWKHEYLQFIVEDSVTKDRARVYAERGNETQLDWVTIGPADTKLSGNRDKSDMPLPLTSLRFGGKSDEVEKRPTVLDIAEILAATTLVGGAYEFYGHSCFWYAFTAYDAIKRQFGKWATEKKWRWGDIGGAGNAGIKDAIGLGWSTLFKFYYVGHAKKFKEERETGLNWYGDRRPIVDNLDVVDQVKSFFESSENQQAFIQAMKDENFDFSELDINDRVRSSRALAEKSIDDEKNWTQEFNKLQSTLVERTSEDTEGQKYADLYKTFEVPVEMNEVMAEGAGDFETKKALEIVVGRILTEAQKN; via the exons ATGGGCAAGGCATCTATTCCCTACCTCTTTGAGGACTCCATCTCCTACAAACCTACCCGGGAATGGGCCGACCTGCTCAGACTCAATAAGCAGAAGTATGCTAACTGCAACGTTGTCTCCTTCACCCGTGTAAAGGACTTGAACTCGGACTGGAAACATGAGTATCTGCAGTTTATTGTTGAAGACTCTGTTACCAAAGATCGTGCGAGGGTCTACGCAGAACGTGGCAATGAGACCCAACTTGACTGGGTCACTATTGGCCCTGCAGACACAAAGCTGTCCGGTAACCGAGACAAGTCGGATATGCCTTTACCTTTGACCTCCTTGCGCTTTGGGGGAAAGTCCGACGAGGTAGAGAAACGACCAACTGTGCTTGATATTGCCGAAATCTTAGCTGCAACAACTCTTGTTGGAGGTGCTTACGAGTTCTATGGCCATAGTTGCTTCTGGTATGCATTCACAGCTTATGATGCTATCAAACGTCAGTTTGGTAAGTGGGCTACCGAGAAGAAATGGAGATGGGGCGATATCGGTGGTGCTGGAAACGCTGGGATCAAGGATGCCATCGGCCTGGGATGGTCGACACTGTTCAAATTTTACTACGTG GGCCACgccaagaagttcaaggaggAGAGGGAGACTGGCTTAAACTGGTACGGAGATCGTCGCCCTATTGTCGACAACCTGGATGTTGTGGATCAAGTCAAGTCCTTCTTCGAGAGCTCTGAGAACCAGCAAGCCTTCATACAGGCAATGAAGGACGAGAACTTTGACTTCAGTGAACTCGAT ATAAATGATCGTGTTCGGTCAAGCCGAGCGCTCGCCGAGAAGAgcatcgatgatgagaagaactGGACCCAGGAA TTCAACAAACTCCAATCTACTTTGGTGGAGCGTACCTCAGAGGACACCGAAGGTCAAAAGTATGCTGACCTTTATAAGACCTTTGAGGTTCCCGTTGAGATGAATGAGGTGATGGCAGAAGGTGCTGGGGACTTTGAGACGAAGAAGGCGCTGGAAATCGTCGTGGGACGAATCCTCACTGAGGCACAGAAGAATTGA
- a CDS encoding major facilitator superfamily domain-containing protein, which yields MTSMLTPRSQKTFSCLDPQLRFYSGLSPTKKMWAYVQRRQIANQVTLDHQKDIESAEHFRPSLLKRSFSPPSNTRTSEEGSQQESSESRFQVQSAGEDDPLNPLNWSRSGRAKNVFIICFLVFTQCWAGSAISMGNLMASEEFHVSQVAENLSTAMFLFGVGTGALFAGPISETIGRNPTYLVATALYLCFVLGSTMTPTFGGQVVCRFLVGLSASATLTINGASVNDQFRPVKRALVFPIVAWANVASPVIAPIAGGWIVSNPNLGWRWTEWITLIISGAAFIVALFFLPETYFPLILSWKAKELRRITGDQRYTSQHEQKHSFWKQLRQTLPLPATFFLSEPVIIVLGLYLILLYILLFSFLSGFDYIFKHTYGLEPGYQGSCFAAIAAGATAFVLCGPGLYEWARQHTERVKGASIQPEFRLWPAIVTAPFLPISLFWLGWTNYSGISIWSGLGACFLFGIVLTSIYVSSYEYVTDSYGEHSAIALGSITMSRYLIAGGMVMAARPMYEGIG from the exons ATGACGTCGATGTTGACACCAAGATCTCAGAAGA CATTTTCATGCTTGGACCCCCAACTAAGATTTTATTCTGGCTTATCTCCTACCAAGAAAATGTGGGCGTACGTTCAGCGTCGTCAGATCGCCAACCAGGTGACATTAGACCACCAAAAGGACATCGAATCAGCCGAACACTTCAGACCGTCTCTTCTAAAGCGCTCTTTTTCACCTCCAAGCAACACAAGAACCTCTGAAGAAGGAAGCCAACAGGAGTCTAGCGAGAGTCGCTTTCAAGTCCAAAGCGCAGGCGAGGATGATCCCCTGAACCCATTGAACTGGTCGCGATCAGGCAGAGCAAAAAACGTCTTCATTATCTGCTTCCTTGTCTTCACGCAATGCTGGGCAGGCTCTGCCATATCTATGGGGAACTTAATGGCTAGTGAAGAATTCCACGTAAGCCAAGTCGCCGAGAATCTCTCTACAGCCATGTTTCTGTTTGGAGTCGGTACTGGAGCTCTGTTTGCTGGACCCATATCCGAAACAATTGGAAGGAATCCAACATATTTGGTCGCGACAGCTTTGTATCTGTGCTTCGTTCTTGGATCGACAATGACGCCTACGTTTGGTGGGCAAGTCGTTTGTCGATTCTTGGTGGGCTTATCGGCTAGCGCAACGTTAACCATCAATGGGGCGAGTGTGAATGACCAGTTCAGGCCAGTCAAGAGAGCATTAGTGTTTCCGATTGTTGCTTGGGCAAATGTGGCAT CTCCCGTTATTGCGCCAATAGCAGGTGGCTGGATTGTCTCCAACCCAAACCTTGGTTGGCGTTGGACAGAATGGATAACTCTGATAATATCTGGAGCTGCCTTTATTGTAGCCTTGTTCTTCCTCCCAGAGACATATTTTCCTTTGATTCTGTCATGGAAGGCAAAGGAGCTTCGTCGCATTACGGGAGATCAGCGATACACTTCGCAACACGAGCAGAAGCATTCATTCTGGAAGCAACTGAGACAAACCCTTCCACTACCGGCAACATTTTTCCTCAGTGAACCGGTCATTATTGTACTGGGCCTCTACCTCATTTTGCTTTACATTCTTCTCTTTAGCTTTCTCTCAGGCTTTGACTATATCTTCAAACACACATACGGACTCGAGCCTGGATACCAAGGCTCCTGCTTCGCAGCCATTGCAGCGGGAGCAACTGCTTTCGTCCTCTGTGGGCCTGGACTCTACGAGTGGGCAAGACAACATACAGAACGAGTCAAAGGAGCTTCCATCCAGCCCGAGTTCAGGCTCTGGCCCGCCATCGTCACAGCTCCATTCCTTCCCATCTCACTATTCTGGCTGGGTTGGACGAACTATTCCGGCATCTCCATCTGGAGCGGACTCGGAGCTTGTTTTCTGTTCGGCATTGTGTTGACGTCTATTTATGTCAGTAGCTATGAGTACGTCACTGATAGCTACGGAGAACACTCTGCTATCGCACTGGGCAGTATTACTATGTCACGGTACCTTATTGCTGGTGGAATGGTCATGGCTGCGCGGCCTATGTATGAAGGTATTGGT
- a CDS encoding aspartate aminotransferase — protein MSQSDCISPRGVGFLPDAPKFFDVLNDLWDSETNPEGIVNLGLAENALMQTEMTSFINSRLRAEPHALTYGDGFTGSKLLKEAFCQLLNDYFNPRIPVLPSHLTITPGVGNAIECCAWSLFNSQDQVLIGRPYWTAFNYIFGIRAGVQVREVSFSGTDPFCLEAIDEYEKEYIQAQKEGKCVQAILLCSPHNPLGRCYSKRVLIAYMRLCGKLGLHLIVDEIYALSVFENPEMDDPVPFTSILSLSAEGLMDPRKVHVQWGFSKDFGATGIRIGCLISQSNPLFLKSLESFSLFNFPSSLADNVAASLLLDKEFTKSYILLYRSRLLQSYKHVTQFLQEHGIPYRKSNASLFLMVSLTAANHHYATSDDDILALLRKEKLYITSASGYRNEEPGWFRLVIAHPQYVLDEGLKRMLRALS, from the exons ATGTCTCAAAGCGATTGTATCTCGCCTCGGGGCGTCGGGTTCTTGCCCGACGCTCCCAAATTCTTCGACGTGCTCAACGATTTGTGGGATTCAGAGACAAACCCGGAGGGCATCGTCAATCTTGGCCTCGCTGAGAAT GCGCTGATGCAAACGGAAATGACCTCTTTCATTAACTCCCGT CTTCGCGCTGAACCTCATGCATTGACTTATGGGGATGGATTTACTGGTTCGAAGCTACTTAAAGAGGCCTTTTGCCAGTTGTTAAACGATTACTTCAACCCTCGCATCCCCGTCCTGCCGTCGCACTTGACTATCACGCCTGGAGTGGGTAATGCAATTGAATGCTGTGCGTGGTCGCTCTTCAACTCGCAGGACCAAGTACTCATCGGACGACCTTATTGGACTGCATTCAATTACATCTTTGGCATCAGAGCTGG GGTCCAGGTCCGTGAGGTTTCATTCAGCGGCACTGACCCTTTCTGTCTGGAAGCTATTGATGAATATGAGAAGGAATACATACAGGCACAGAAAGAGGGAAAATGTGTTCAAGCTATACTTTTATGCTCCCCGCACAACCCACTAG GTCGCTGTTACAGCAAACGAGTCTTGATAGCCTATATGCGGCTATGTGGTAAATTGGGACTTCATCTTATTGTCGACGAGATCTATGCACTATCGGTTTTTGAGAACCCCGAAATGGATGATCCTGTTCCATTTACTTCCATATTGTCTTTGAGTGCTGAAGGACTTATGGATCCTCGAAAAGTCCACGTCCAATGGGGATTCAGCAAA GATTTCGGTGCCACTGGTATACGCATCGGTTGCCTCATAAGTCAATCTAATCCATTATTTCTAAAGTCTCTCGAGAGCTTCTC ACTCTTCAACTTTCCATCGAGCCTTGCTGATAATGTAGCGGCGTCCCTCCTGTTAGACAAGGAATTCACTAAAAGCTATATCCTTTTGTATCGATCGCGGCTTTTGCAGAGTTACAAGCATGTCACTCAGTTCCTGCAAGAGCATGGGATACCATATCGCAAGTCAAACGCCTCTTTGTTTTTGATGGTGAGCTTGACAGCGGCAAACCATCATTACGCCAcgagtgatgatgatattctAGCTCTTTtgagaaaagaaaagctATATATCACATCGGCAAGTGGCTACAGGAATGAAGAGCCCGGGTGGTTTCGTCTAGTGATTGCGCACCCACAATATGTGTTGGATGAAGGGTTGAAAAGGATGCTCAGAGCTTTGTCTTAA